Proteins from a genomic interval of Crassostrea angulata isolate pt1a10 chromosome 7, ASM2561291v2, whole genome shotgun sequence:
- the LOC128155176 gene encoding uncharacterized protein DDB_G0284459-like: MESETEENPDDQDYILSILRNLQSPNRFPTGNPINNCASVISGNTYSDEDSNTNDSSSNFSPNGELSDEQLVENFNRVRTGHRLDDYILSILNNGKCKKKSHIQSTVDSLDSIHCSDLTLKPFENAFSPGSLEVSNILFKEDSSNHKLDEVLHVAMKIVKPKKGKTTKPSNVSSPCKRKSPKSNCTKMKKQTTHSASNLTCHVCNFVFNSEESRNRHMSNEHIKRVSNKNQCGNRKRNVSQSENFPSETSNCSTTTWCFYAFPQEEEHVRENFEKEQLSMVNLKELPIDKTVIDPNTIGETKDVEKGEGSLRTSSYRQFLNSSEDQCSRTQPFSEHVKMKHKRYMNGERICIETGISELQNRSQFDKLVCDSDFKISLPKHKPDLRPSSLLSKLCSSIQILDKSEPSPSSSSPLSSTSSSSSSSAAEFKLQSNQQSSSSKLSSNQQPPSTSNQVSPAVLIPDTVLRERHWIILDTPNIFCAPSSSSTTIKVKGHQNQTQNDDIVGIKSILDEPVKAPSVTQCLTLFPECSSHHATPKSNTCSKFNIENECSANSSINQVHKFPFVEKSNSQSESCTVNVSATQDSDHIENDELEIIKHSCARHLAFSDFIARYYAFKTHKAGSSSKEDKISTFKDTSKEAVYYSPFSRDFILSPPKKRWKSYLGNE; encoded by the coding sequence ATGGAGAGTGAAACAGAAGAAAATCCTGATGACCAGGACTATATTCTGAGCATTCTCAGGAACTTACAGTCACCAAATAGATTTCCTACTGGAAATCCAATCAATAATTGTGCAAGTGTTATCTCAGGAAACACTTATTCTGATGAGGATTCAAACACCAATGACAGCAGTTCAAATTTTTCACCAAATGGGGAGCTTTCTGATGAACAACTCGTTGAGAATTTCAATAGGGTTAGAACAGGTCACAGATTAGATGATTACATATTAAGCATCCTGAACAATGGGAAGTGCAAGAAAAAGTCACACATACAAAGCACTGTGGATTCATTGGACTCTATTCATTGTTCAGACTTGACATTAAAGCCTTTTGAAAATGCATTCAGCCCAGGGTCTCTTGAGGTTTCGAATATTCTATTCAAGGAAGATTCCTCTAATCACAAACTGGATGAAGTCCTGCATGTAGCTATGAAGATTGTAAAGCCTAAAAAAGGGAAGACTACTAAGCCATCAAATGTTTCTTCTCCTTGCAAGAGAAAGTCTCCGAAATCTAACTGTACtaaaatgaagaaacaaacaaCCCATTCAGCTTCAAATTTAACTTGTCATGTGTGCAATTTTGTCTTTAATTCAGAGGAAAGCAGAAACAGACATATGTCAAATGAGCACATAAAGAGAGTATCCAATAAAAACCAATGTGGGAATCGGAAAAGGAACGTAAGTCAATCTGAAAATTTTCCTTCGGAGACAAGTAATTGCAGTACCACAACATGGTGTTTTTATGCATTTCCACAAGAAGAGGAACATGTGAgagaaaactttgaaaaagagCAATTATCCATGGTAAACTTAAAAGAATTACCTATCGACAAAACTGTGATAGATCCAAATACAATTGGTGAGACAAAAGATGTAGAAAAAGGAGAAGGTTCACTGAGGACATCCTCATACAGACAATTTCTTAATTCAAGTGAAGATCAGTGTAGTAGGACCCAACCTTTTTCAGAGCATGTAAAAATGAAGCATAAACGATACATGAATGGTGAAAGGATTTGCATAGAAACTGGTATATCAGAGTTGCAGAATAGGTCCCAATTTGACAAATTGGTGTGTGATagtgatttcaaaatttctcttCCAAAGCATAAACCTGATTTGAGGCCTTCATCCCTTTTATCAAAATTGTGCTCAAGCATACAGATTTTGGACAAGTCGGAACCATCTCCCTCATCATCATCACCGCTATCATCAacatcatcatcgtcatcatcatcagcAGCAGAATTTAAACTACAATCAAATCAACAGTCATCATCATCAAAACTTTCATCAAATCAACAACCACCATCTACATCAAACCAAGTATCGCCAGCTGTGTTAATTCCCGACACTGTTTTAAGGGAGAGACATTGGATAATCCTTGACACACCCAACATTTTCTGTGCGCCTTCTTCCAGCTCCACCACCATCAAAGTGAAGGGACACCAAAATCAGACCCAAAATGATGACATAGTTGGAATTAAATCCATATTAGATGAACCTGTCAAAGCGCCATCTGTTACTCAATGTTTGACCTTGTTTCCAGAGTGTTCAAGTCACCATGCAACTCCAAAATCCAATACGTGTAGTAAATTCAATATAGAAAATGAGTGTTCAGCAAACAGCAGTATTAACCAAGTACACAAGTTTCCATTTGTTGAAAAAAGTAATTCTCAATCAGAAAGTTGTACAGTGAATGTATCAGCTACACAAGACTCTGATCACATTGAGAATGACGAATTAGAAATTATAAAGCACTCTTGTGCAAGACATTTAGCCTTTTCTGATTTCATTGCAAGGTACTATGCTTTTAAAACACACAAAGCTGGAAGTTCTTCAAAAGAAGATAAAATAAGCACATTTAAGGACACAAGCAAGGAAGCTGTTTACTATTCTCCGTTTTCAAGAGACTTTATTCTCTCCCCTCCGAAGAAACGATGGAAAAGTTATCTTGGGAATGAATAA